A section of the Leishmania braziliensis MHOM/BR/75/M2904 complete genome, chromosome 13 genome encodes:
- a CDS encoding programmed cell death 6 protein-like protein produces MAYLYNANPRYNQPPAQHTQPPAAAGVYSQPPVTTPLPYNAQYAQGGVQPPSSTSTGVYAPVADQMNNNPELMEWFRAVDTDGSGTISVPELSTALSSAGMPFSLATTEKLLHMYDKDGSGTISFNEFRELHQFIMNMKNGFRQRDSSGDGRLDGNEVRAALTASGYRISEPTFQALMRKFDRHRRGSLGFDDYVELSIFISKVRNVFAFYDRERTGQVTFTFDTFVGGSVSIL; encoded by the coding sequence ATGGCGTACCTATATAACGCAAACCCCCGCTACAATCAACCGCCCGCGCAACACACCCAGCCtcctgcggcggcgggggtCTACAGTCAGCCGCCCGtgacgacgccgctgccttACAACGCTCAATACGCCCAAGGCGGCGTGCAACCCCCGAGCTCGACTTCTACCGGTGTGTACGCCCCTGTAGCTGACCAGATGAACAACAACCCAGAGCTAATGGAATGGTTCCGCGCGGTCGACACAGATGGTAGCGGTACTATCAGCGTGCCGGAGCTGAGCACAGCACTGTCGTCTGCCGGTATGCCGTTCAGCCTCGCCACAACGGAGAAGCTGTTGCACATGTACGACAAAGATGGAAGCGGCACGATCAGCTTTAACGAGTTCAGGGAACTCCATCAGTTCATTATGAACATGAAGAACGGCTTCCGCCAGCGCGACTCTAGCGGTGATGGTCGGCTCGACGGCAACGAGGTGCGCGCCGCCCTCACGGCGAGCGGTTATCGTATCTCGGAGCCGACGTTCCAAGCCTTGATGCGCAAGTTTGACCGTcatcgccgcggcagccttGGCTTTGATGACTATGTGGAGCTCTCCATCTTTATTTCGAAGGTGCGAAACGTCTTCGCCTTTTACGACCGCGAGCGCACGGGGCAGGTCACATTCACCTTTGACACCTTCGTCGGGGGCAGTGTCTCCATCCTGTAG